The following nucleotide sequence is from Vitis vinifera cultivar Pinot Noir 40024 chromosome 14, ASM3070453v1.
CAGACAGTAACGGCCCTCGCCCTCTGTCGTGCTACCATAACCCCATCGGACTGCCAGTTGTGCGTTGACGCTGCTGCATCCGGTGTTCGTAGCGCGTGCCCCAATCAAACAGTGGCTCAGGTATGGTATACTCTCTGCATGCTCCGTTACTCGGGCTATTACTTTGTGAACAAGACCGACTACACCATCGCCTTCACGTTGTACGATACCCGTCATGCTCCTGATCCTGACGCTTATGACGTAAAGGTTAAGATGTTAATGCGGAATCTCTCATCCACCGCGGGTGCATCAGAGAAGAGATATGCAGTGGGAAGAACAGCAGCACCAGAAAACCTCACCCTCTATGGTTATGTTGATTGCACCCGCGACATAGATGGTGATAGTTGTAGTGGATGTCTATTGGCTGCGACAAGTGCCATAAATTCTTGTTGTTTAGGGCAATGGGCAGGTTGGATTGCTACTCCAACATGCAATATCCAGTTCAACATGGACCCAGTGCACGAGGACTGGGTTAATGGCCCTTATGTCAACACAGACACCACCCCAGCACTGGCTTCGTCACCTACAACAGAACCAGTGATGGGTCCTGCAGGTAATGGTGCCGGAGGTGGTGGTTTAGCAATCAAAATTTCAGTTATTTTAACGGTTGGAACAGTTGTTTTGGTAGCTGTGGTGCTGGGTGTTGCTATGAAGTggaggaaaagagagagagtgGAGAAAGGAGGTTCTGGGATTTCAGACGAAGACAATGATCAGGAGATAATGAGAGAGAGAATTGGGACGAGGAATTTCATATATGATTTGGATGCCTTGGTTGCTGCCACCGATAATTTTTGTTTAGCAAATCGGCTAGGCGCTGGTGGGTTTGGGACTGTTTATAAGGTATTTCTGATATTGACTTTAGCTGTTGGATTGTTCCTGAGTTAATCCTCTTGTTCTCCTgctaatattgattttaattgtGGAAATTTTCCATGAATTTTGCACTTCTCTGCTGGTGTGTAAAGGCAGAAGGTAGGAAACTCAGTCTCAGAGTGAACAAATTTCCCTTTCAAAAGTGGCCACAATTAAGAATTTTGGCTATCTGAAAGGAGATTGCTACTCTTCTAAATTAATTACTCTATCTGAGACTTTTTCGTCCTTAATTACAACAATTTCCAATGAAACCAAAACATCTATGTTACCCAGTCTCAGAGTGAACAAATTTCCCTTTCAAGATGAACTTTTGCCGCTATGTTACATTTTGTGATCTATGGAAGTTCATATTTCAGGGAATAATGGAAAACGGTGAAGAAATAGCAGTGAAGAAGTTGACACCTGGTTCAACACAAGGAAGAGAAGAGTTCTCAAATGAAGTTAGACTATTGTTGAAGCTGCAACACAGAAATCTTGTACGACTGTTTGGGTGTTGTGTTGAAGGAGAAAATAGGGTGTTGGTTTACGAATACCTACAGAACAAGAGTCTCAACTACTTCCTCTTTGGTAATCCTCTTGGCTGTTGCTCCTTgttcattttatcttttcaccattttagatttcttttgttcatttattAGTATGGCTACCTTAATTGCTTTATCGTTTTCACAAGTAATGGAGGAAGGAATGGGGATGTAACTTGGGTCGGCTGAGTTAAAGCGGAACTTAATCCAACACTTTGATCAGCTCAAGGAATCATTTTCAATCCTCGTGTCTCTGGCCAAAATTTGGACAATCCAATCTAATTctgaatttaatatttttataatacttatAATATGTATTATCTTAGGTAAtgatatttactttttttttaaaaaaaatactttgagGAATAATATCTTActataattatatcatgtatttttcattttttgaaagaaaaatatatataaatcaatttttattttcttgttactattttaaaattttgttatatctatatttaaattttaatctaaattAATGTATactaacatatttaaaaaaaaatgtgaatggATTTTAAATCATATACAACCTTATTAATTCAAGTCTAACTTGATCAATCCAAACTCAACccaagtttagaaaaataaaattgaattactTAAATTGAGTACATTAGAGGTCAGGTTGGATTAGGCTGAGTTGGGTTTAGTATGGttaattgtttcttaatttgaaTTGGACTTGAGTTAGTCATGACTTGAGCAATCCGCATAAATTGCAACCCCTAAGTAAGTTAGCACCAACTAAATTATTCAtaccataaattttaatttaccaTAATCTAATAAAAGGATTAATGATTTAATTCTTAGTattatatatctttatttttttaaagcctcttaatcaattttattaagttGATGAAAACTCAAAATCCAACCCAATCTTTCCTAGATAGAAGAATTATTGTAGGTTACCTTGAATTGCTTTGTTTTACGGAGTGATATTGAGGTTCTTTTTTTAACATAGTATATACTGCATAATAGTACTTAATGAAACAGCATAATACttgtaacaaaaatataataaataccatctttagaaaaataatggaATGAGCACCTAATGAATATCATATATTTATCCTTGTGAAGACATTAAATACTCTGCGTTATATCTTACCCACCTTTAAATTTTGCTCAATAAATGCTTGAAAGCATCGGTCGTTGCTGACTGCAATGTCAAATTGCATGTTTCATCAATGTGATTTGAAATGTCAATTCAAGGCCAACCAATCAGACCAACgtagatttattttttcttttaaaaatgggtttttaatCGAATTAGCATGCCCTTCTTGCAGAGTTGGGATTCAACCCGTCCAAGTTGAGTCtataattctcaaaaatataAACTTGAATGATTTACCTGCATGTAGTCCAATTTTATAACCTATGTATTTCATTAATTTGGACATGTATTGCTTGCAGATAAGAGCAAGAGTGCATTGCTAGACTGGCCAAAGCGATACAACATCATAATGGGTGTGGCACGGGGACTTCTTTATCTTCATGAAGATTCACAGCTTAGAATCATACATAGAGATATCAAAGCAAGCAATATTTTACTTGATGAAGGGATGAACCCCAAAATAGCAGATTTTGGCCTAGCAAGGCTATTTAAAGATGAACAGACACACCATAGAACCCGTCGGATTGCAGGAACATTGTAAGTATATATAAGTTTGGCATTGAGACATTATAAATTCTCTTGAGTTTGCAAATTTATTGAACACATATCAGGAGTCTCATTCATGATGCGTAGAGCACTAATATAAGAGAAGAGGTGGTAAATATAGGAGACAAAATTGTAACTatgataatcaatttttggGCAATGCAAAACTACCACTATCATGTACTTATTTTTTCCATATAAACCTAACATGAGAAGAAATTGGCTAGCTTTCTATAGGTCATGACAGACTCCTATCATGTTTTCAAAATTGCTATCATTTACTTTGTTTTCTCCTCCTGAATTGTTGAGGGCTAAGAATCATACTGAAAACAAATATTTCCACAGTGGTTACATGGCTCCGGAATATGCAATCAGAGGCTTCATGACTGCCAAGATCGATGTATTCAGCTTTGGCGTATTGATTTTAGAAATCATCAGtggaagaaaaaattatgaCCCGCAATTGAATGAGCAAAATCGGGAACTCCTGAAACTTGTAAGTAATGAACAAAACCTGCCTCAGGTCTTCTATTTTCAGCATATGAGTTAATTTAGATAGGCATGTTCAATATCAAAGCAGTGGGCAATGAGTAATTAATGTTAGCTTCCCAACCAGACTCACTAAACTACTTCTCAGATGCATGCTCTTCATTTGTGAGAAACAGATCACTGAGTTTATGATTACTTGAATGTTACCAGTCCACCATTAAAGTAGTGATGGGCCACTCTTCTTCATTTcgaatataatattaatatgatcaCTTCTTTGATTATTCTATTGATTTCATGCTTTCATGTCCATCTATTCAATACCTGGACACAACCTGGTGCCCTAGGGTCTCTATAAGCTGGGACCCAATTCAAGCTAGCCCAAACTTGATGCGGCTAACCTATAAGTAAACATTCATATATGTTTCAGGCTTGGAGATTAGAACAAGAAGGGAGGATAATGGAGTTAGTAGATGCCACTATTGGTTCTTTCTCCCAAGATAATGTGTTAAAATGCGTTCGAGTTGGGTTATTGTGCTGTCAACAGTTGACACAAGATCGGCCAACAATGTCTTCTGCAATGTTAATGCTCTCAAATGATTCAGTAACGATACCAGTTGCAGGAAGGCATGGCTACCAGGATACCCCTTGTGACCCTGTTGCACCACACGACAGCATAAACACTTCTGCGGACCTGGAAAATGAGTCTTTCTCCAAGAATTCAATTACTTTTTCATTGCCAAATGGTAGGTAGTTACATATACTGTTTTAGTTAGTGAAAGGTATATTTGTATTATGCAAAGGTGGGGCTTGTAGATAACAATTAATCCAAAACTTctccatttatatttttcctttctcttttgtGTCAAACAACTTGATACATAAGGGAGCCATAAATTAGTAGGATCAAGAGAGCAAGTTTGAAGATATTCAGTGCATGATCTAAAGGACACTGTCATCAGCCTCAATAAAATGCTTATATCAACATTATATGGACTctgaaagtaaaaaaatgtaggtttgcatataattgtttagagaatttggaagagggtttttttttttcttacactCCTAGGAaaatagtctttttttttttcttttttttccttgaattctGTTTCTACAGTAAACTGGTGGCTTTATAGACCAGTAACGAATCCTAGtagagttttttgttttttgtctttttatttttttttttagcatggttgtgaaattttttactttattccTTTTGTTGGTCTGTTGCTCGTTTTGATTGATGTGAATAGTACTAGTCCATCCCAATACTTTGGAGTGATTGCCAACTGTTTTTTGGTATGGGGATTGTGTTACCTTTTAAAAGGTTATGCTGTTCTCAAAGCTTTTTGTAACCTCCTCTAAAACTAGGAAGTAAAACAAGTATCTTAGTTCAGTACTATAGCTATCGGAACTCCATGCATCCTTGTAATCTCTTTGACATAAAACAAGGCTAATGTGTCTAAGGAGAAAGCATTTTGAATAGGCAAAAAGCATATTGATTTAGTTGTTCTATTAACAATCACCCACATAATATTATTGTCgggcttttttaacttttgcaacaattttaaaaaataattattaaaaaatggtagttagaaaaatattgatagatctGTGACACTTTTTGCCACgtggaaggtgtcttttgaagagacatcttccataattttcaaaatcatgatacatatttaaaagcagtgaatttaaattaaaggtgtcaaagacaccttctacaatttcaaaaaattggatttatactaaaagtgtctcttgaaaagacactttccacaattccacaaaatccaatatatattaaaggtatctcttcaagagacaccttccataatttaacaaatttgaatttatattatattctcatgaatttgattttaagctaaaggtgtctcttgaagagacgccttctacaattccaaaaaaattgaatttatactaaaggtgtctcttgaagagacattttccataattccacaaattccaatatatactaaaggtatcttttcaagagacaccttccactatttcacaaattttaatttatattaattatatgtcttaaatttggttttatattgaatcttcaaaagacaccttccacaattccacaaaatccaatatatactaAAGAGGTCTCTTAAAAAGAAACATTCTACTATtcccaaaaaaatggatttttactAAAGGTGGCTTCCataatttcacaaattttaatttatactactATGTAtctcttaaatttgattttatattgaatttgtctcttcaaaagacaccttttACAATTCCCacaaaattggatttatactaaaaatgtttcttcaagagacactttccacaattccataaaatccaatatatactaaaggtgtctcttgattccacaatttcacaaattttaatttatattgattttatataGATCGCGTCTCTTGAAAAATACCTACAATTCCCAAAAATTTGGATTTATACTAAatctataatttaaaatatgtatgtatatatatatatatatatatatatatatatatatatatatatattgggtgtatactgaaagtgtctcttcaaaagacactttccacaatttccatacacagtgaaaatttttgaatttatgcTGAAAGCAtgtcttcaagagacaccttccacaaaagaaaaaaaaaaaatatatatatatatatatatatatatatatatatatatatatatatatatatatatatatatatatatatatatatatgtatgtatatctTAATTAGTATTACCTTCTAtacaaccaaaattttaaagCTTATCACTTATATACAttataatcaatattttgacattcaaTCCAAAACCAATCAAAACAAGTAAACTAAATGCCAATTAAATCAACACCTTTCCAAAATAGTAACAATACTATTTTGTGTAAAATAAGTCCAAAATAGATAGAATACTATAGAACTTACgttaataaaaagttagttAATCCAAAATATAACAAGTATAAATATACATCTTAAGTATTTgtccaaaataattatatacaaAATACTAACAgtatccaaaatacaagtcataTGTAGTAACATCCTCAATGTGTACTGCACAAAGGAGCCTTCATCTTCCGTTGTGGACGTCCATAATATGCATGTTCCACTATTGGCTCTATGGGGCTAACATGTACCCCTCCATGAGCTCGACGACCACGTCTTCTACCATGTCCTCGACCATGTCGTCAACCACGATCATTCTTTTGTCCTCGTTGATCATCATTTGCTCTATGAACTAACTTCTCATCAACTAATGTAGCATCTATCGGTTGTGGTGATGATGCAAAAAGTGGTACTAAAGGTGTGGTGGATGGCACCTCCATAGGTGTAATAGGAGTCTCCTCAATAGGTGACGAGCTAATGTCAATTGATGGTGCATCTCTAAGAACAAATGTATGCCTAGTCCCTCTCGTATGAGCCCCTCCCCATCTAGTCTATACACCTCATAATATTGTAATGGATGATATCGGCTATTGATGAGGTGGACTAATGTCAGTCGATGGTCGCACTCAAGAAACAACTGTTGTATACCTAATCTCCCTCGTACAAGGCCCTCGTCGTGTAGGTCGTACATCTCCTGATCGAGGTTGGAGTTGTGTAGTAGCATCAACACTAAATGGAGCATCTAAGCAATCCATCTCATGTATGGCCTCTAATATAGTATTACATAGTCTACGAATGCGGAAATCATCTGGAGATGCAATATCATATATCTAGTGTATGCTGGTACTTTGTAAGTCAAataggagaaattaaattcttataaaaataaaataaactttaataaaaagatcaaacatgaaaattACCAATAGCTCATGGAAAGACCCGATCCGAGTAAGAAACCAAATAGTAATGGAGCAATACCACACCATGTATGGATCATGATACCCCAATGAACCTATAGCCATCTCGCCTCTAGCAATATGCCCACACCTAAAGGTCCAACGTCGAATGTAGTATCCATGTTGAGTAGTCCAATCAACATCATGTCTACCTCTCAAATCACATTTTTGTAAGATTGACTCATTATCACATGATTGAGGGATCCCTTAACGAAATTCAAACTACCACAATACTCGATCAAGTCTATGTCATTCAATTATGGGGAAACATATCAAAGGTGAGATAGTgcaccatatatctttcccagtAGTACAATAATCAGGAAGACCAACATTCATTCATCAACATAAGGTTGTCATATAATCTGTACTCAAGAAATGTTAGATATAATCAGTGATTTGGAATTTGTTTAGAAAAACAAGCATAAGAAATGAATCACACTTTTGTCATATGATCTGTTGTAAGTCAATGAAGATGGTGCCTATATATTGAGCTAAGACGTGCATGCTAATCGAAGTAGTCTGAAACTCATCtctccaactataaaaataaaataacaaagcataaataaataaataaatgttagaATTTAAGTTTATGCATGTATCCTCATAATAGTAAAATTTGtggtaatattataatatatattgaaTGGCTAATGGAAGTAGAGGCAGTTGGTCATCATGTGGAGCTATATGTAAACGATGAGGTGCAATAAATGGGAACCTCTCCCATACACATAATTGGAGCAAAATCAGTGGGCTAGATATATCATGTGTATCAATATGAGAGGCTCGACACAATTGTCGACAAAACCAGACTAAACAAGCACTACCCCAACTATACCTACCAGCAACCTCAAAATCCTCTAGAAGGGGTAAAAACATAAGATGCACCTTATTGCCAGACTTtcctaaaaatagaaaaactccAATAAGTTGTAAGATATAAGCCCTAGTATAACGTTGAATAGACTCCTCATCAGCATTTGGTGCCAAAATAGGGAAACTCTAACCCAACCATGTAAAATGAAGGCACTGCCCATCTATGTCTGTATCTCTAGGAGTGAGTCCTAATAGAGAATAACATACACATCTCCAATCTAAACATATGCTACCAATAACTACAGCTCCATCTACTAGTAGTCTAAGAAGAATGGCAATGTCCTGTAATGTGATAATGCACTCCCCCTAAGGTAAGTGGAAAATATGAGTCTCAGATCGCCATCTCTCGACAAATGCAATAATAAGGTGCCAATCTAAGGAAATGAATCATAAGCGGGCAACACCATAGAAGTCTACCTGCTGCAACAATAGAATAATATGCCCATCAAGTACACTGGTGTGATGGAAAATCGCCTCACGACGTCGACAATAAAGCTCCTTAAAGTCAAAACCTATCCATGTTAGAGATGACCTGTGTGTGCCTTGTCTATGTAGAACTGTAGGATCCAATGGTTCCAGCTCCATCGTGCGGTGATACCTCCATATAGTAAATAACCATTAATTCTTGTTAACATTAGTATGATTACAAATTTAAAgacattacataaaaatatcatattatcaaAATGGATAATCTTTCATGCTTTAATTGTCATGATGAAAAGGATTGAAGGATTGTACTTCATCTTTTATGGGACATTTGTGACAATTATGCCCCTCTATTTTACATAAGCCACATCGAACCCTAACGCTTGGTTCCTTCAAATCCATTTCATTCCTTATCCTTGATGATCTAAGACGCCCCTTATCCATCATCGAAGTTTGGTTAGGGtagaaaataggaaaatcaGGATACGACCAATAAGATTCATGTGGAATGGGATTAAATTCAAGAGCATAACTGTTGGCATAGGCATCCATCCTATAGtatttttcaacaaattacCAACTATTAATCCTCATATGAGCACAAACAGCTAGCACATGTGAGCATGGAATGCCAAATGATTGTCACTTATTACAACTACATGTATCTTTATTCAACTTAACAACTTGTTTGTTATGTCCTTTATCCATATGAAACCCATGGAGAGTAGTAATTACTTCAAATGTTtgatgaatttgatgaaaaatagtcACAATATGTCCACTAGCTTTAACTTTAACTCTTCTAAATTTATCAATTACATACGCAGCATACACATTTCCAACTGTCATTCTAGCATGTATCTCTACTCTACGAGTCTTAAAGTATGACACACATCGATAAAAAGTTATTTGAACAAGTGTAGTGATAGGTAACATTCGCGCTCCCTTAAGCACCTCATTTATGTATTCAGCAATATTTGTGGTCATCCACCCCTACCGATATCCTAGATCATATGCTTGAGTCCATTTTTTAGTGTCTAACTTTAAAAACCAATCCACACTTTTTTCATCTAATTGTTTTAACTCCTCCATTTATCTCTCATACTTTTGCAGTTGATATTGAGATCCAGCTCTATACGCCAACTCTTTTAAGAccttattcttaaatttgtcATTAAAATTGCTCACTACATGTCTAAGACAATATCGATGTTGCGCATGAGGGGGGCTCCATCCAACTGATGGATTTTTAACAACAACATTTATTCCTGTATGGTGAACTGAAATTAGGCATATCCCTTCTCTTTGAGTGACGTGATGCCTTAATGCAATAAGAAATCAAGACCAACTATCATGTGATTCTTCTCAACAATTGCAAATGCAAGGGGAAATATATGACCATTTGCATCAATTGAAGTAGCAATTAAAAGCTTCCCCATGTATTTTCCATATAAGAATGTACCATTAATTTGTATAATTGGTCTGCAATGCTTGAACCCTTCAACACTTGACCCAAATGTCCAAAAAACACGCATAAAATGTGCGTTCCCATAAATCCCTCTTAAAGGTATTGTTTTCCAAACAATCTTTGTTCTAGGATTAGTTAGCTTAAGAATGTTCATCCACTTCAGCAATGCTTGATAAGATTCATCCCAATCACCAAAAAATCTAAGCATTGTTTTTCTCTTAGCTTCCCAAATTCTCCTATAATGGacatcatatccaaatttatcctTCACTTTCTAATTTAATGTAGCAATACAAGTGGTGTGATCCCTTTGAACTACATTTTGGATCTCTCTTGCAATCAATGAAGATTCCAATTGAGAGTGGTCTTGTGATAATTTAGGATAAACACAAGTATGAAGACCTGCTTAGTTGGTTATCTCAAACATTTCATGGCTTTTACAACGACATGCACGAAGCCTCCAATTACATCCTTCCTGCCACTTCTTACATCTCACTGCCCACAATTGTGGTTCTAATTCACAAACAACCAAATGTTGATTCCAACATATTGCATAACATTTTACAGCATAATGCAAGTCTTCTTTACTCTCAAATTTCAATCCTTTAAACAACTCATTGGATTCATTCCATAATCTGGTACGTGATGTGAGAGGCTCAGCAATCATGTTATTGATTGCATCCCAATTCAATTGTTTGAACATTGGGGAAGGCATAATATGTTCACCATCATCTAAAGAAGCCTTATTTCTTAGAGGTTCATCATCATAATTATTCTCATTAATCTCGTCTTCATCATAAAATTCaacatcatcattttcatttataaatggGATGTCAACATAGTTGTTTGTCACTATCATAACCGACTGAGTCACTACTGCCAAATTCCCCcttatttcatcattttgtgCCAAATTCCCATCCATATCATCAATGTGCACTACCAAATTCCCCTTTGTTAGTACTTCCACATCATGACCCATAATTTCATAATCAGATGATGGACTTAGCCTAGATGAATGATCCCTTGGACGTGTCTACAGGTACATTTCAATAGTATTTAATGGTGGGATTTGTGCTACAGCATGAAACATTAACcttacatcatcatcatctttaaTTGGTAATTGTATATAGTTAATGTTCCCATTTCCAATTGGCATAAGAATTGGATATCGAAATATCATGGATAACATCGTATGAGTGTGATCAATCAACATAACATGACACAACTTATCCTCCAACTCatcatattttatcaaattgttCACTAAAACACCTTTTTGAGGAGGACAATTGTAACACGCCCCATTTGGGCCATCAATTATTTCACCATCCTTGTAACACACAATTGTAATCAACTATCCATTCAAATAcctaaaaataatcaaataaaagatatataagatTGAATTGATaataactaagaaaaaaataagaatagtaacaatgatgataataataataataatagtagtaataataataacactaataataataccaataataatagtaataataataataaattatccaCAATTGCCAAGTAATATAAATATCTAAACATGTCCTAAAAAGgaagtttggaaaattattcatatgattactaataaaaacaaatttaagcaaatttcaattaaataactttttcattattattagcATTAGTAgaactaaatttatttttattaatattataactattattataattattttaattaatagtaataataataataattcaaaaactCAATAAGTAACAATAATGAGAAGTTGATTGTGTTCAAGATGATAAATTCATGTGATAACACAAAATTGTGAAGCAtctatcaaataaattaataaagggAATTGTCATAGCACCATTCTAACACTAATATcgataaaactaaaaaaactgcaaagaaaaaacaaaccaaaggacAAAAAGGCATTAAAGATACTTCAACCACCAAAAAAACTCAACAGCAACCAACCAAACCAAAAAAAGTTACTAACACAAACAAAACCCACAATCTATAACTTAAAAATCTTCATTTATCATGATCCTCAAATTCAAGATAAGCATTTATCCATGTTCAGTCAgggtaaaggaaaaaaaaaaaggaaaggctTCAATAATTATAGTAAAATTATGGGTTATCACTCGTTAAGATTCACGGCCACGAGAGCATAGCTCATTTGTGATCCACAAAAGTTTCTAAGACGGAAAAATAGTTGTAGTGGCTGGCACTCACGTTCTGCTTGGCTCATAGTTCAAAGTCACAATATCGGTCATTGACTCGGAAGGTCCCGAGACACATCGGTCTCGAAACAATATCGGGTGATACgcaaaaaaattctaatttaaaagctcaaaataattttaaaaaattatgaaaattattaaaaataaataaatacaaataagtagcataaaaatttaataaaataaacttctattatattcaaattattcaaattataataaaagcatacttttgggatgatttataataatattaaaaatctct
It contains:
- the LOC100265137 gene encoding cysteine-rich receptor-like protein kinase 29, with protein sequence MMSIPLLCCCLISLAAYLSLAYEDPRGQSCGETTYYAPNSTFSSNLDLALETLSNTTASTGFATTTAGDSSQTVTALALCRATITPSDCQLCVDAAASGVRSACPNQTVAQVWYTLCMLRYSGYYFVNKTDYTIAFTLYDTRHAPDPDAYDVKVKMLMRNLSSTAGASEKRYAVGRTAAPENLTLYGYVDCTRDIDGDSCSGCLLAATSAINSCCLGQWAGWIATPTCNIQFNMDPVHEDWVNGPYVNTDTTPALASSPTTEPVMGPAGNGAGGGGLAIKISVILTVGTVVLVAVVLGVAMKWRKRERVEKGGSGISDEDNDQEIMRERIGTRNFIYDLDALVAATDNFCLANRLGAGGFGTVYKGIMENGEEIAVKKLTPGSTQGREEFSNEVRLLLKLQHRNLVRLFGCCVEGENRVLVYEYLQNKSLNYFLFDKSKSALLDWPKRYNIIMGVARGLLYLHEDSQLRIIHRDIKASNILLDEGMNPKIADFGLARLFKDEQTHHRTRRIAGTFGYMAPEYAIRGFMTAKIDVFSFGVLILEIISGRKNYDPQLNEQNRELLKLAWRLEQEGRIMELVDATIGSFSQDNVLKCVRVGLLCCQQLTQDRPTMSSAMLMLSNDSVTIPVAGRHGYQDTPCDPVAPHDSINTSADLENESFSKNSITFSLPNGR